In Desulfuribacillus alkaliarsenatis, a genomic segment contains:
- a CDS encoding retropepsin-like aspartic protease, translated as MKIRLENGLPIVSLRIEYRDKKIELDNVLIDTGSSNTIIDADLAGDVGIEIDPIKGKAKRMYGVGGESELCYEQPVSRLKIDSKILEEFRLQLGITRETYGFDAILGSDYFISQKSIIDYKTYSIK; from the coding sequence TTGAAAATACGATTAGAAAATGGCTTGCCAATCGTATCGCTACGAATAGAATACCGGGATAAAAAAATAGAATTAGATAATGTTTTGATTGATACAGGTTCGTCAAATACGATTATTGATGCTGATTTAGCTGGTGACGTAGGAATTGAGATTGACCCAATTAAAGGTAAAGCTAAAAGAATGTATGGAGTAGGCGGAGAGAGTGAGTTGTGTTATGAACAACCAGTATCAAGATTAAAAATAGACTCAAAAATATTAGAAGAATTTAGATTGCAACTAGGAATTACTAGAGAGACTTATGGATTTGATGCAATATTAGGATCGGATTACTTTATATCACAAAAATCAATAATAGATTATAAAACATATTCGATTAAATAG
- a CDS encoding DUF2905 domain-containing protein has product MNDFGRVLIYIGIVLVIAGLLWQVGGRFLSLGRLPGDVVVERENFRFYFPIVTSIILSIVLSLIFWIISSFRS; this is encoded by the coding sequence ATCAACGATTTTGGACGTGTTCTCATCTATATAGGAATTGTACTTGTTATCGCTGGCTTGTTGTGGCAGGTGGGTGGAAGGTTTCTATCATTAGGGAGACTACCAGGGGACGTAGTGGTCGAAAGGGAGAATTTTCGCTTTTACTTCCCAATCGTCACATCCATAATCCTAAGCATTGTATTATCACTGATTTTTTGGATTATTTCATCATTTCGATCATAA
- the ruvB gene encoding Holliday junction branch migration DNA helicase RuvB yields the protein MEERVISARLTEEDNEVEYSLRPRYLAEYIGQTRAKENLKVFIEAAKMRKEALDHVLLYGPPGLGKTTLSNIIANELGVNIRTTSGPAIERPGDLAAILTNLQENDVLFIDEIHQLQRSVEEVLYPAMEDFALDIIIGKGPSARSVRLELAPFTLIGATTRAGKLSSPLRDRFGVVTRLEYYTDDELYQIVIRAAEILNVPIDQNGAMEIARRSRGTPRIANRMLKRVRDVAQVRGEGIITLEIAQLALQMIQVDAIGLDHVDHRLLKTIITKFAGGPVGLDTIAATIGEESDTIEDVYEPYLLQIGFLQRTPRGRVVTPQAYEHFGIPMPE from the coding sequence ATGGAAGAACGAGTCATTTCTGCTAGACTAACGGAAGAAGATAATGAAGTAGAATATAGCCTGCGACCTAGATACCTAGCAGAATATATAGGACAAACGCGAGCCAAAGAAAACCTAAAGGTTTTTATCGAAGCGGCCAAAATGCGCAAGGAAGCCCTTGATCACGTACTACTATATGGACCACCAGGTCTCGGGAAGACAACCCTGTCTAATATCATAGCTAATGAGCTTGGTGTTAATATACGTACAACCTCGGGGCCAGCAATTGAGCGGCCTGGAGACTTAGCAGCAATCTTAACCAATTTACAGGAAAACGATGTGTTGTTTATCGATGAAATTCACCAGCTCCAGCGAAGTGTAGAGGAAGTTTTATACCCTGCCATGGAGGATTTTGCCCTCGATATTATTATCGGTAAAGGTCCAAGTGCTAGGTCTGTGAGACTTGAGCTAGCACCATTCACCCTAATTGGAGCAACAACGAGAGCGGGCAAGCTTTCTTCGCCGTTAAGGGACAGATTTGGAGTCGTAACGCGTTTGGAATACTACACAGACGATGAGCTTTATCAGATAGTCATTCGAGCGGCAGAGATTCTAAATGTACCAATTGATCAGAACGGCGCCATGGAAATTGCTAGGCGTTCTCGAGGCACCCCAAGGATAGCAAACCGTATGCTGAAGCGTGTTCGTGATGTGGCACAGGTGCGTGGTGAAGGAATTATTACCCTGGAAATAGCTCAGCTAGCGTTACAGATGATTCAGGTCGACGCTATTGGACTCGACCATGTTGACCACCGTTTACTAAAGACAATAATTACAAAATTCGCTGGCGGTCCTGTTGGGCTCGATACTATAGCAGCTACCATCGGCGAAGAGTCAGATACAATAGAAGATGTGTATGAACCTTATCTTTTGCAAATAGGATTTTTACAACGAACTCCTAGAGGAAGGGTTGTAACTCCTCAAGCCTATGAACATTTTGGAATTCCTATGCCTGAATAA
- the ruvA gene encoding Holliday junction branch migration protein RuvA, giving the protein MIAFIEGRVEEIEFDHIIVSAAGVGYYINTPGSVYGKIKEGDTVTIYTHQSVREDDISLYGFIDKAEKKLFKLLIQVSGIGPKVALNIVGAAELDRLYQAIKFEDMAFLVKLPGIGKKTAQRIVLDLKDKIKDMQPVACQEWKMEVQTDIVTPRGNISMVMQDTMAALEALGYSTREVEKVIGDLIANNNDAERTTWTADIYIKKCLQRLMQD; this is encoded by the coding sequence ATGATAGCTTTCATTGAAGGTAGAGTAGAAGAGATAGAATTTGACCATATAATTGTCAGTGCAGCTGGAGTCGGCTACTATATAAATACTCCAGGTAGTGTTTATGGGAAGATTAAAGAAGGCGATACAGTTACGATTTATACACACCAAAGCGTGCGCGAAGATGATATTTCTTTGTATGGGTTTATAGATAAAGCGGAGAAGAAGCTATTTAAGCTACTCATTCAAGTGTCGGGAATAGGCCCTAAGGTGGCCTTGAATATTGTCGGTGCGGCCGAGCTAGATAGACTCTATCAAGCTATTAAATTTGAGGATATGGCTTTTTTAGTAAAACTTCCTGGCATCGGTAAGAAAACAGCCCAGCGCATTGTTCTCGACTTAAAGGATAAGATAAAAGACATGCAGCCAGTGGCTTGTCAGGAATGGAAGATGGAAGTGCAGACCGATATCGTGACGCCGCGTGGTAATATATCGATGGTAATGCAGGATACGATGGCAGCCTTAGAAGCACTAGGCTATTCAACAAGGGAAGTAGAAAAGGTTATTGGTGATTTAATAGCTAATAATAATGATGCTGAGCGAACGACATGGACAGCGGATATATATATCAAAAAATGTCTGCAAAGATTAATGCAGGATTAA
- the ruvC gene encoding crossover junction endodeoxyribonuclease RuvC encodes MRILGIDPGTAILGYGIIDSVGNQLKPVDYGCIRTEANTDMPSRLGILYEDLTSLIETYKPDAMAVEELFFNRNVTTAITVGQARGVVLLAGVQAKMSVFEYTPLQVKQAICGYGRADKQQVQEMVKMFLNLKVIPKPDDAADALAVSICHAHCAPILSKLSGK; translated from the coding sequence TTGCGAATTCTAGGAATTGACCCAGGTACAGCGATTTTAGGATATGGGATTATAGATTCCGTTGGAAATCAGTTGAAGCCTGTTGACTATGGTTGTATTCGCACAGAAGCGAATACGGATATGCCAAGCAGACTTGGTATATTATACGAAGACCTTACAAGCTTAATAGAAACCTACAAGCCAGATGCAATGGCTGTTGAGGAGCTTTTTTTTAATCGAAACGTAACGACGGCAATTACTGTAGGACAGGCTCGGGGAGTTGTACTTTTAGCAGGAGTGCAAGCGAAGATGTCCGTGTTTGAATATACCCCCTTACAGGTAAAGCAGGCCATTTGTGGCTATGGGCGTGCCGATAAACAGCAAGTTCAGGAGATGGTCAAGATGTTTCTTAATCTGAAGGTAATACCTAAACCTGACGATGCGGCGGACGCATTAGCAGTAAGCATTTGCCATGCCCACTGTGCGCCGATACTTAGTAAGTTAAGTGGCAAATAG
- a CDS encoding potassium channel family protein, translated as MSRQKKLELMKSQFLFLLAVYINVVILFALLYSLFDIVNLGSLVDHYNGSYKLNEPMNAGSTRVLNALYFSVITLFSIGYGDVTPFGLSRFLAIIQAMLGYILPAVLVIRFMKISID; from the coding sequence GTGAGTAGGCAAAAGAAATTAGAATTAATGAAAAGCCAATTTTTATTTCTGTTAGCAGTATATATTAATGTCGTGATACTGTTTGCATTATTGTACTCGCTATTTGATATAGTTAATTTAGGTTCTCTGGTTGATCATTATAACGGTAGCTATAAATTGAATGAACCAATGAATGCGGGCTCGACAAGAGTGCTGAATGCACTATATTTTAGCGTTATTACATTGTTCTCCATAGGGTATGGAGATGTTACGCCATTTGGACTTTCTAGATTTTTGGCTATAATACAAGCGATGCTGGGATACATACTGCCTGCAGTACTTGTAATACGATTTATGAAGATAAGTATAGATTAA
- a CDS encoding diacylglycerol/lipid kinase family protein: MDKIALFYNPVAGGGTFHTRLDTIISIMQEAGLQVVPWRIRNNKQLLTDMAAMDLEGFHTIIAAGGDGTVHGVVNAMMHLGIKVPLGIFPIGTANDTARNLGISTDLEGYCRVITDGQAEPVDLGKINQSYFINIASAGFMTEVAHQVSPKSKNLLGKGAYYLSGALKLSEMKSFELRVEVDGQSFICNAFLFLLLNGKGAGGFNEIVPTAAMQDGLLDLMIIKDGSPAQLLSALRKSLVGEHLEDSVIIYVQGKKFRLETTPNIETDLDGEAGHPLPWDIEVIKHGIQVRVP, from the coding sequence ATGGATAAAATTGCATTGTTTTATAATCCTGTAGCGGGCGGAGGGACCTTTCATACTCGCTTAGATACAATTATCAGTATTATGCAAGAAGCTGGTCTGCAGGTCGTTCCTTGGAGAATTCGGAACAATAAGCAGCTTCTTACAGATATGGCAGCGATGGATTTAGAAGGCTTTCATACCATTATAGCTGCGGGCGGTGATGGTACAGTGCATGGAGTTGTAAATGCAATGATGCACCTCGGTATCAAAGTGCCACTAGGGATTTTCCCAATTGGCACAGCCAACGATACAGCTAGGAACTTAGGTATTTCAACTGACTTAGAGGGATATTGCAGAGTTATCACGGACGGTCAGGCAGAGCCAGTTGATTTAGGAAAGATTAATCAATCATATTTCATTAATATTGCCTCTGCAGGATTCATGACAGAGGTTGCTCACCAGGTAAGCCCGAAGTCGAAAAACCTGTTAGGTAAAGGAGCATATTACTTAAGTGGAGCGTTGAAATTATCTGAGATGAAATCCTTTGAGCTAAGGGTAGAGGTAGACGGACAAAGCTTTATCTGCAATGCATTTTTGTTTTTGTTGCTTAATGGCAAAGGTGCTGGAGGATTTAATGAAATTGTTCCGACTGCTGCTATGCAGGATGGCTTGTTAGATTTAATGATTATAAAGGACGGATCCCCTGCTCAATTGTTATCTGCATTGCGTAAAAGTCTCGTTGGTGAGCATTTAGAGGACTCCGTCATTATCTATGTACAAGGCAAGAAGTTTCGTCTAGAAACAACTCCTAATATAGAGACAGATCTCGATGGAGAAGCAGGACATCCGTTACCATGGGACATAGAAGTGATAAAGCACGGTATCCAAGTAAGAGTACCATAA